Proteins found in one Verrucomicrobiota bacterium genomic segment:
- a CDS encoding UPF0261 family protein, which yields MATIAILGTMDTKGEEHGFVARLIRERGHATVVVDVGALEAPQLAPDVSRDEIARAAGADLAALVARRDRGEAVAAMSRGAPIVLARLAAEGRIQGVISLGGGGGTAIATAAMRALPVGFPKLMVSTLAGGNVGQYVGVKDIVMFPSIVDVSGINRISREILTRAAGAICGMVEATVARGGDKPVIVASMFGNTTACVQRAQKQLEAAGFEVLVFHATGTGGRTMESLIETGLITGVLDITTTEWADELVGGILGAGPSRCEAAARRGVPAIVTPGCLDMVNFGPPETVPAKFAGRTFYAHNPQVTLMRTTPDECAQLGRILAGKVNLSTAPVTVLVPLRAISVISAEGQKFHDPAADRALFENLKAHLRPGIPVIEMDCAINDPAFAGACAGELLKNIRAAKTA from the coding sequence ATGGCCACGATCGCAATCCTCGGCACGATGGACACCAAGGGCGAGGAGCACGGCTTCGTCGCCCGGCTCATCCGCGAGCGCGGCCACGCGACGGTCGTGGTCGATGTCGGCGCGCTTGAGGCTCCGCAACTCGCGCCGGATGTTTCACGCGACGAAATCGCGCGCGCCGCCGGCGCGGATCTCGCCGCGCTCGTGGCCCGGCGCGACCGCGGCGAGGCCGTCGCCGCGATGTCGCGAGGCGCGCCCATCGTGCTCGCGCGGCTCGCGGCCGAGGGGAGGATTCAAGGCGTGATATCGCTCGGCGGCGGCGGCGGCACGGCTATCGCGACCGCGGCGATGCGCGCGCTGCCGGTGGGTTTCCCCAAGCTCATGGTCTCCACGCTTGCGGGTGGAAATGTCGGCCAATACGTCGGCGTGAAGGACATCGTCATGTTCCCTTCCATCGTGGATGTCTCGGGCATCAACCGCATCTCGCGCGAGATTCTCACGCGCGCCGCGGGCGCCATCTGCGGCATGGTCGAGGCCACCGTCGCCCGGGGCGGCGACAAGCCGGTGATCGTCGCGAGCATGTTTGGCAACACAACCGCGTGCGTGCAGCGCGCGCAGAAACAGCTTGAAGCCGCGGGCTTCGAGGTGCTCGTTTTCCACGCCACGGGCACGGGCGGCCGCACGATGGAATCGCTCATCGAGACCGGTTTGATCACCGGCGTGCTCGACATCACCACCACCGAATGGGCCGATGAACTCGTCGGCGGCATCCTCGGCGCCGGTCCGTCACGGTGCGAAGCCGCCGCGCGCCGCGGTGTCCCGGCGATCGTCACGCCCGGCTGCCTCGACATGGTGAACTTCGGCCCGCCGGAAACGGTTCCGGCGAAGTTCGCCGGCCGGACCTTCTACGCGCACAACCCGCAGGTCACGCTCATGCGCACCACTCCCGACGAGTGTGCGCAACTCGGCCGGATACTCGCCGGAAAGGTCAACCTCTCGACGGCGCCCGTCACGGTGCTCGTGCCGCTGCGCGCGATCAGCGTCATCAGCGCGGAGGGACAGAAGTTTCACGATCCGGCCGCCGACCGCGCGCTCTTCGAAAACCTCAAGGCGCACCTACGGCCGGGAATTCCCGTCATCGAGATGGATTGCGCCATCAACGACCCGGCCTTCGCCGGTGCGTGCGCGGGGGAGTTGCTCAAGAACATCAGGGCGGCGAAGACCGCGTAG